One window from the genome of Candidatus Binatia bacterium encodes:
- a CDS encoding O-antigen ligase family protein → MRRFMPAALGVMFAAVPLLPSFIALTKVAFPGVSLVPSVVTYSVLGGCAVLAIYALTMLARYPLRGSQPLLLPVLSIFGAGLLAGLAGFDPAAGLLFTLIGGLGIVWHCAIMRFYGDRYAALTIYWAYMLSCAVACAIAIAMVVTRHPAGQYALQHGRATGTFILPGELAGYLIALLPPAYALGCVAAQRALRVLGWIVLAIGLAALALTYSRAGWMGFAAAFAFLLAMRTRRGVGAAAIVAAAGAVAVLVLFNAHHNPSEDYTRLSIWQAAIQVADRFPLTGVGPFNFSRLYALVRAPDGDPTAFHAHSIYLTFFVEFGIVGIATVAWTFYRFVGELRLRLACAPSPQAFLALSVAAGLVGVAVQGLIDTVSVVIFGLWMPTMALALAAAKGGEPSPTVER, encoded by the coding sequence ATGCGCCGCTTCATGCCGGCGGCGCTCGGCGTCATGTTTGCGGCGGTGCCGCTGCTGCCGAGTTTTATCGCGCTGACGAAGGTAGCGTTTCCCGGCGTCTCGCTCGTTCCGAGCGTCGTAACGTATAGCGTTCTCGGCGGCTGCGCGGTGCTTGCGATCTACGCTCTGACGATGCTCGCGCGCTATCCGCTCCGCGGCTCTCAGCCGCTCTTGCTGCCGGTGCTCTCGATCTTCGGCGCGGGGCTTCTCGCGGGGCTTGCCGGTTTCGATCCGGCCGCGGGATTGCTCTTCACGCTGATCGGCGGCCTGGGCATCGTATGGCACTGCGCGATCATGCGCTTCTACGGCGACCGGTACGCCGCGCTGACGATCTACTGGGCCTACATGCTCTCGTGCGCGGTCGCATGCGCGATCGCGATCGCTATGGTCGTGACCCGCCATCCCGCCGGGCAGTACGCGCTCCAGCACGGACGCGCGACCGGCACGTTCATCCTGCCCGGCGAACTCGCCGGCTATTTGATCGCACTCCTCCCTCCGGCGTACGCGCTCGGATGCGTCGCGGCGCAGCGCGCGCTGCGCGTTCTCGGCTGGATCGTCCTCGCGATCGGGCTCGCCGCGCTCGCGCTAACCTACTCGCGCGCCGGCTGGATGGGGTTCGCGGCGGCCTTCGCCTTTCTGCTCGCGATGCGGACGCGGCGCGGCGTCGGCGCGGCGGCGATCGTTGCGGCCGCCGGCGCCGTCGCGGTGCTCGTTCTCTTCAACGCGCACCACAATCCGAGCGAAGATTACACGCGGCTCTCGATATGGCAGGCCGCGATCCAGGTCGCCGATCGCTTTCCCTTGACCGGCGTCGGCCCGTTCAATTTCTCGCGGCTCTACGCGCTCGTTCGCGCGCCCGACGGCGACCCGACCGCCTTTCACGCGCACAGCATCTACCTGACGTTTTTCGTCGAGTTCGGCATCGTCGGAATCGCGACGGTCGCGTGGACGTTCTATCGTTTCGTCGGCGAGCTGCGGCTCCGGCTCGCTTGCGCGCCGTCGCCGCAGGCGTTCCTGGCGTTGAGCGTGGCGGCGGGACTGGTCGGCGTCGCCGTGCAAGGGCTGATCGATACGGTGAGCGTGGTAATTTTCGGTTTATGGATGCCGACGATGGCTCTCGCGTTGGCCGCCGCGAAGGGCGGCGAGCCGAGCCCTACCGTCGAGCGGTGA